One Myxococcales bacterium genomic region harbors:
- a CDS encoding metal-dependent hydrolase, giving the protein MPVRRVKHSFSSPRYYFAGDPRVSHLMSALSAAFPEGERFFMDSIARYRKHLTDPALRQEVARFLGQEAAHTREHEAFNAWLDGLGVDTKGIERDVVVKLLSRARKAPPRVQLAVTCALEHFTSLLGEQLLEHPELLERFDPGVRALWKWHALEESEHKAVAFDVYQATGGDYTTRVVTMAVTTVLFMGAVSRMTDTLVRKDPEAQGLRRWLSAFDMTWGREGWFRRLVPGYLAYYKPSFHPWERDTTALLRKVREELGFDPDGKETIAAVAA; this is encoded by the coding sequence ATGCCCGTGCGTCGCGTGAAGCACTCGTTCTCGTCCCCGCGCTACTACTTTGCGGGCGACCCGCGCGTGTCGCACCTCATGAGCGCCCTCTCGGCAGCCTTCCCCGAGGGGGAGCGCTTCTTCATGGACTCGATCGCGCGCTACCGGAAGCACCTGACCGACCCGGCCCTCCGCCAGGAGGTCGCGCGTTTCCTCGGCCAAGAGGCCGCGCACACCCGTGAGCACGAGGCGTTCAACGCGTGGCTCGACGGGCTCGGTGTCGACACGAAGGGCATCGAGCGCGACGTGGTGGTGAAGCTTCTCTCGCGGGCGCGCAAGGCTCCGCCGCGGGTCCAGCTCGCCGTCACGTGCGCGCTCGAGCATTTCACGTCGCTCCTCGGCGAGCAGCTCCTCGAGCACCCGGAGCTCCTCGAGAGATTCGATCCTGGGGTGCGCGCGCTGTGGAAGTGGCACGCGCTCGAAGAGTCGGAGCACAAGGCCGTCGCGTTCGACGTGTACCAAGCGACCGGAGGCGACTACACGACGCGCGTCGTGACGATGGCGGTGACGACGGTGCTCTTCATGGGCGCGGTCTCTCGCATGACCGACACGCTCGTACGAAAGGACCCGGAGGCCCAGGGCCTTCGCCGCTGGCTCTCGGCCTTCGACATGACCTGGGGGAGAGAGGGCTGGTTCCGCAGGCTCGTGCCGGGGTACCTCGCCTACTACAAACCGAGCTTTCACCCGTGGGAACGCGACACGACGGCGCTCCTCCGGAAGGTGCGCGAAGAGCTCGGCTTCGACCCCGACGGAAAAGAGACCATCGCCGCCGTCGCGGCGTGA